In Anaerolineales bacterium, the following proteins share a genomic window:
- a CDS encoding site-specific DNA-methyltransferase, translating into MAKKNYKDWSKEDLIKHIEKLEKRKKYGLVWDEERTKEEFELQSLNGLPVLEEVSKNAITTDADQPTHILIEGDNYHALSVLNYTHEKSIDVIYIDPPYNTGNETWKYNNKYVNDDDAYKHSKWLSFMEKRLRLVKNLLSPTGIICATIDNYEVHTLRMIMEEIFFDRDIIMTVIEHNFRGRVKRNFALTHEYALWGVPKEQDLITRQREKSGDIQRNLRRTGQGSRRHESPTMFFGIEVDKRTLKIIGVTEALDADEKIPKHANPNTEMVYPIDDEKIQRRWYYGKNSIMDEVKKGNIWAKRIKGKIQIHYWKEGKEKRRKSVWTDPKYDGSTYGTELLTSILGQNDFPFPKSIHAVKECIEACTYKKDAVILDFFAGSGTTGHAVLELNEEDGGARQFILVTNNENNICREICYPRIRNVIKGYKFQGTEKKLLFEEKLTLSELKNMDNILGEFEETKSQSKGYDEIKTEFENNTLRLLGINKSNVRKEGFGGNLKYYRTSFVPAEPSDENKEMLTRQSVEMLCLREGTFDFVSDTDAWKIFKNNQKYTAILFDQLSIPELKEELEKLDKSVSVYVFSLEDDNFANEFADMREKVKVCSIPEAILRVYRRIYQ; encoded by the coding sequence ATGGCAAAGAAAAACTACAAAGACTGGTCTAAAGAAGACCTCATCAAACACATCGAAAAACTGGAAAAGCGCAAGAAATACGGATTGGTGTGGGACGAAGAACGCACCAAAGAGGAATTTGAATTGCAGTCGTTGAACGGCTTGCCCGTTCTAGAAGAAGTATCAAAGAATGCAATCACTACCGATGCCGATCAGCCCACCCATATTTTGATAGAAGGCGATAATTACCATGCGCTTTCAGTGTTGAACTATACTCATGAAAAATCTATTGATGTAATTTACATTGACCCGCCATACAATACGGGGAATGAAACCTGGAAATACAACAACAAATACGTTAACGATGATGATGCTTACAAACACAGCAAGTGGCTTTCATTTATGGAAAAGCGATTAAGACTTGTCAAGAATTTACTTTCTCCAACTGGAATTATTTGTGCAACTATTGATAACTACGAAGTGCATACACTTCGGATGATTATGGAAGAAATCTTCTTTGATCGCGACATCATAATGACGGTAATCGAACATAACTTTAGAGGGCGAGTAAAAAGAAATTTTGCCCTTACTCATGAATATGCTCTTTGGGGTGTACCGAAAGAACAAGATTTAATAACAAGGCAAAGAGAAAAATCTGGCGATATACAAAGAAATTTACGCCGTACTGGACAAGGCTCAAGACGACACGAATCTCCAACCATGTTCTTTGGTATCGAAGTCGACAAGAGGACTCTTAAAATAATTGGTGTAACTGAAGCACTGGATGCTGACGAGAAAATTCCAAAGCATGCTAACCCAAATACAGAGATGGTGTATCCTATTGATGACGAAAAAATACAGCGTCGTTGGTATTACGGCAAAAACAGCATTATGGATGAGGTCAAAAAAGGAAATATTTGGGCTAAAAGAATAAAAGGGAAGATTCAAATTCATTACTGGAAAGAAGGGAAAGAAAAAAGAAGAAAATCAGTTTGGACAGACCCGAAATATGACGGAAGCACTTACGGGACTGAATTATTGACCTCTATACTTGGGCAAAACGATTTTCCGTTTCCGAAAAGTATTCACGCCGTTAAAGAGTGTATTGAAGCGTGTACTTATAAGAAGGATGCTGTAATTTTAGATTTTTTTGCTGGGAGTGGTACAACTGGACATGCTGTTTTAGAGCTGAATGAAGAAGACGGTGGAGCTCGTCAATTTATTCTTGTTACTAACAATGAAAACAATATTTGTAGAGAAATCTGCTATCCGCGTATTCGCAATGTCATAAAAGGTTACAAGTTTCAAGGCACAGAAAAAAAACTGTTATTTGAAGAAAAATTAACCCTAAGCGAATTGAAGAATATGGATAATATCTTAGGCGAGTTTGAAGAGACAAAATCGCAAAGCAAAGGATATGATGAAATTAAGACTGAATTTGAAAATAACACCTTGAGATTACTCGGAATCAACAAAAGCAATGTGCGGAAAGAAGGTTTTGGCGGTAATTTGAAATACTATCGCACCTCTTTTGTGCCTGCCGAACCAAGCGACGAGAACAAGGAAATGCTTACCCGCCAATCCGTTGAAATGTTGTGTTTGCGAGAAGGTACGTTTGATTTTGTGTCTGACACCGACGCTTGGAAAATCTTCAAAAACAACCAAAAGTACACGGCAATCCTTTTCGACCAACTTTCGATACCTGAATTGAAAGAAGAACTCGAAAAATTAGATAAATCCGTGAGCGTGTATGTTTTCTCTCTCGAAGATGACAATTTCGCCAACGAATTTGCCGATATGAGAGAGAAAGTCAAAGTCTGCTCCATTCCAGAAGCGATTTTACGGGTGTATCGGAGAATCTACCAATGA